In a genomic window of Wyeomyia smithii strain HCP4-BCI-WySm-NY-G18 chromosome 1, ASM2978416v1, whole genome shotgun sequence:
- the LOC129717798 gene encoding golgin subfamily A member 7, which produces MAGNVVRMSQPGTPATTQPSYMKVFIQRDYSEGTSVKFQTRYPPELESRIDRHTFESTMNKLNEYFAEAEKGSCSTYCEGCLACITAYLIYICTETHYEKCLRKVSKYIAMQNERVYNPKGLQITDPVCRGLRVIEISILDRPGRT; this is translated from the exons ATGGCTGGTAATGTAGTGAGAATGTCTCAACCAGGAACGCCAGCCACAACTCAACCAAGTTATATGAAAGTATTTATTCAGCGAGATTACAGCGAGGGGACTTCCGTCAAATTCCAGACAAGATATCCTCCTGAACTCGAGAGTCGG ATTGACCGACACACATTCGAGAGCACGATGAACAAGCTAAACGAATATTTCGCGGAGGCCGAAAAAGGCTCCTGTAGCACGTATTGCGAAGGCTGTTTGGCATGTATCACAGCCTATCTTATTTATATTTGCACCGAGACACACTACGAGAAG TGCTTACGTAAAGTTTCCAAATATATCGCAATGCAGAACGAACGCGTCTACAATCCAAAAGGACTGCAAATCACCGATCCGGTGTGTCGGGGCTTACGAGTTATAGAGATCTCAATACTGGATCGTCCTGGACGTACGTGA